The sequence AGAGATTCTCCTGTGAGGCACGCGCGAACCCACTGCGCCAGCCGCTCGGTCTGGTTCGAGCTGGGCCACTGGATGCTACGAAGCAGCGGGGGAAGCCGCTCCAGCGCTCTGGACGCCCCTCCCTCGGGCGGAAGCGCGAGCACGATGGACGCCAGTGACAGACTCTTGTCTGCCTCCGAAGCATCCGGAGGTAATGCCATGAACGGGGTCAGCGCCGTCCGCAGCTCCCAGAGGCAGTACCACCGCGTGAAATACGCCTCATCCACGAAGACGACGATGACGCGTGCGCCCAGGAGCGCGTCCGCCAGCACACCCGGGAATCGCTGACCGAGCTCAATGCCTGAGGTATCGAGGAAGGCGACCTCTTCTCCCAATGCCCGGTGCAGTGCCTCCGCCTGCTCACGAGAAGTGCTTCGTGCATAGGAGATGAAGACAGGCCAATCCATAGGCCGAAATCGTCCTGGAAATTCATTCAGGAAACCAGCGCACCCAGCGGCTTGCGCAAGCCGAGTCGCCGTATACCCATGGCTCCAACACCGGCAATTCCCTTGATCCACGGATACTCACGCGTCCCCGTCCACCACCCACTGTTGCTCTCACGGATCATGGCTACCGGGGCCCCAGAGTCTTTCCACCCACCCAATTGCTACGTGAATCTGCCGACGGCGAGACCAGCGGGCCTCCGGGTGCTGGAGGGCACAGCTTGAGTGTTGGAACATCGCGTGGTGGTCATGGCGGTTAGCAGGCCCTCCACGGCGCGCGGTACCCCTCAGAGGACCGTCCGTCGTGCGGTGCCGTTGCCCCGGGCAGCTCCCACTCGGTGACGAGCTGAGCGCCATGAGGACGAGAGATGCTTGCCTTGACAGCGCATAATCGCGGCATCTTGCGAGACACGGACAACCAGTTCGCGCGTCCCCACAGGCTCGGGCGTTCCGAGCTTCCGCCCGCGGTGATGGTCGCTTCCATGTGCGCGTTGATTGCCGGCGAGGTCGGAGGCTTCGCGGTGTTGTTCTGGGGCGCCATTTCATCCTGACCCGAACCGCGAAAGTGACCGAGGCGAGGAGGACGAGTCACGCGCCTCCACGCGTCTCAAAGGCTGACAGAGGGTGCAGCCGTCCACCTGCTCCGTCCGGGTTGACGACAACCTGCTGAGCTTCAATCGCCTGCGAGTACTACCCCTCAGGAACGGCACGTACGGCCCATCATCGTCGCGCCGACCCTCTGCACGCGTGATAGTCTCAGCTCTTCCCTGGGGCCGGTATGTCTCGCGGGTTGACCGCGGGGGACGAGACATTCGTGAAATCACTCTCAACGGGTTGCCGACTCGCATTTCTCGCAATTCCTTTGCTGTTCGCCGTCGCGGGCTGTCGTTCCGGCGGCACGGAGCCGGAGCCGGAGCCTGGCGGCTCGGTTCAGCTCGTCGCGTTCCCGTGGAAGATGGGCGCCATGAGCGAGGTGGCCCACGTCAGTGTCACCCGCACCGCCGTGGACGGTTCCTCCAGCACCCTCGAGCTCGTGAAGGCCAACGGAGTCTGGAGCGGCACCCTCGGCCACCTGCCCGTGGGCGCGAGCCAGGGCTTCGTCGCCCAGGCGTTCGACGCCAGCGGTGCCGTCCTCTTCGAAGGAAGGGTCTCCGACATCACCGTCACCGCCGACCAGACTCCCCTGGTGGCCCTCACCCTGCAGGAGCCCGGCTCGCCAGCTCCCGTCGCGGATGAGGCGCCCGTCATCGATGCCGTGGTGGCCTCGGCCCTCTCCGTGCGCGCGGGAGGCACCGTCTCGCTGCGGGCCATTGCGCACGCCGCCAACCTGGAGGACACGGTCGTCCCGGCGTGGACGGCCACGTCGGGCTCCTTCGCGGACGCCGCGAATGTCTCCACCGAATGGGCGGCCTCCGAGTCACCGGGCCTCGTCACCCTCACCGTGACGGTGCGCGACTCCACCGGGGCGACGTCGTCGGTGTCGCTCTCCGTCGACGTGTCCAGCGAAGCGCCAATCGGAGGCGCTCCCTCCGACGTGCGCTTCAACGTCTGGCCCCAGGTATCGGTCCCGGACGCTTCGGCAACGCGGGTCGAGGTGGGGCAGTCCGTGACGTTCTCCGCCAGCGCCATCGACCGGGATGGAGATGCCCTGGAGTCGCGGTGGACCGCCACGTGCGTTGGGACCTGGACGGACTCCACCTCCAGCACCGCCGCCTTCACTCCCACCGTGATTCCGGCCAAGGCCTGCGACAACTGCCGGGTGGAACTGACGGTGTCGGATGGGCGGGGCGGTGAGACGGTCCGCACGCTCTCGCTCTGCGTGGTGCCCGCCGCCCCGGTGGTCGTCAGTAGCAACGCGTCCTCGCGGACGGCGGGAGCTTCGCAGCAGCTCACCTTCGAGGTGGTGGCCAGAGACCCTCATGGCGGCACGCTGACTTTCAACAAGTGGTGGGCCAGCAACGGGACGCTGTCGCCCGCGCAGAACGAAGCGACTCGCAGTCAGGTCACGTGGACGGCGCCCGCCTGCAAGAATGCGGAGGTAGACCAGACGGTCGTTGCGACCATCACCAATGACCTTGGGCTCTCCACCATGCATCGATTCTCGGTGTCGGTGGATGGGTTGCCGGCGTGTGGGCCCGGTTGGGCCCCCGCTGGAAACATGGCCGCGGGCCGTAACGGCCCCGAGGTGATACTGCTTCCCAACGGCAAGGTGTTCGTTGCGGGGGGGAGCCACGGGCGTCCATACGCGCCGGTAGAGGTCTACGACCCTGCGACGGACTCGTGGGATGCGACGGCTACCTCCGGAGGCCTCCTCAATGCACCGATGGCGCTTCTTCCTTCGGGCAAGTTTCTTTCCCCGGGAGGATTTGACGGCATCCGTCCGCTCGATTTGGTGCAGATGTATGACCCGGTCACGAACGTCTGGAGCCTGGCTCAGTCCATGAGAATGCCCCGCTACGCACCCACGGCGACGCGGCTCCTCAACGGCAAGGTGTTCGTCGCGGGAGGGGAGTGTAGGGAGTGCGCGATAGCGGACGTGTATGACCCAACCCTCGAAGCCTGGTACTCGGTGTGCACACTGGCCGGTCTCCGACATAGTCATGTGGCGACGTTGCTTCCCGACGGCAGGGTCCTCTTGAGCGGAGGGTATGCCGAATCAAACGCGGCGGACCTGTACACTCCGTCCCCCGGCTACTGTGCCCCGACCGGGCCGATGGCCGTTTCTCATCGCGTCGAGCATGCGACAGCGCTGCTACCGGGCGGCAAGGTGCTGGCTGTCGGAGGGAGTGGCGCCACGGCGGAGGAGTACGACCCGGCCACCAACACCTGGACCCTCGTGGGCTCCATGGCCACACCCCGCGAGGGACTCACAGCGACAGCGCTTCCCAATGGGAAGGTGCTCGTCACGGGGGGACGCCCCTCTCCGACCAGCAGTGCGACGCTGGCGACGGCGGAGCTGTACGACCCGGTCACCCGCACCTGGAGCTCCGCGGGGTCCATGGCTGCTCCGCGCAAGGGCCACAAGGCGACGCTGCTTCCCAACGGCAGGGTTCTCATCATTGGAGGACTCAGCGGCTCGCCGGGGCCCTCCGCCGAGCTCTACATCCCCTGAGCCTCGGCGCTCGCACGGGGCTTCAGCGGGAGACACACACCGGCCACGGGATGCGCATCCACTCACTCGGGCGCATGTACCGCCAGATGATGGAGAACCTCGCGCCGGCCCGCTGACCCCTCGCCCTTCTCCTGCGGCCACACGGGCAGGCGTGCGTCTCTCCCCGCCTGTCCCCACGCGCCTGCGTGCACCCAGCCGGGCGCCAGGACCGCGCACTAGCGCGCGGGGCCCTCCATGCCGAGCCTGTAGGCGAATCGCTTCGCTTGCACCCGAGTCCTCGGATGGCCAGCACCGCACCCACGAGCAACCAGGCCCATGCACTGCGGTTGGCCGCCTGGGCTGGCCTCATCCTCAGCGGCATCCTGCTGGTGCGCCTCCTGGCGCGAGATCTGCCGAGCGCGGCGAAGGCCACGGGCCTGCTCGGTCCCGTCTTCGCCTTCATGGCCAACCAGCCCTTCGTGCTCCTGTTCGCCACGGTCGCCGCGGGCTACGCCCTGGGCCGCGTCACCGTCCTGCGCTTCAATCTGGGCGCCACCGCGGCCACGCTCATCATCGGCCTGGGGCTCAGCCTGTGGGCCAGCCTCCGGGGCGTCACCTTCACCGTGCCGGACTTCGGCAGCACGCTCTTCTTCAACCTCTTCATGTTCGCCGTGGGCATGAAGGTGGGGCCTCAATTCCTCTCCGGTCTGCGGCGGGACGCACGGGCCTTCATCGCGCTGGGCCTCCTCGTCCCGTTACTCTCCGCGGGCCTGATGCTGGGCCTGCGCGAGGTGTTCCATCTCGCTCCGGGACTTGCGCCAGGAATCTTCGCCGGTGCCAACACCGCCACTCCGGGGCTGGGCGCCGCCAAGGACGTGTACCTGCGCCAGCACGCGGGCGACCCCACGGTGCTCGCCAACCTGTCCACCGCGTTTGCCTTTGGCTACTGCGTGAGCCTGGTGCTCTTCGTCCTGATGATGAAGGTCCTGCCTCGCTGGTTCGGGCGGGACGTGAAGAAGGAAGCCAAGGCCTATCAGCGAGAGCTCGAAGCGGGGGCGGCGCATGCGCTGCCCGGTACGGCCAACGCGCTGGCGCCGGACGCCGCGTGGCTGGCGGTGCGCGCGTTCAAACTGGAGTACGCGGAGGCCGTCGGACAATCGCTCGCGCAGCTGCGAGAGCGCTTCCCAGAGGTGGCCCTCGAGCGCGTCCACCGGGGGGAACAGACGCTCGAGTTGACTGACTCGCTGCGGCTGCAGCGAGACGACGTGGTGGTGGTCAGCGGCCCGCTGTGGGCCATGGTGCGGGTCACCCAGGTGATAGGCCCCGAGCTTCCCGATGTGAAGCTCCGCGAGGTGGGGCTGGAGACAGTGGAGGTGGTGGCGCAGACGGAGCGCTCCGTCGGCAGGCGCGTGGGCGACCTCCTGCACAAGGAGGGGCACGGCTTCTACATCAACGCGCTCTTCCGAGGTGGCGTGGAGATTCCCCACGGCCCCGAGACGGTGGTGCGCCGGGGCGACGTGTTCCGCATCACCGGCAGCCAATTGCGCATCCATCAGCTCGCCGAGGCGCTCGGCGGCCGCGTGGTGCGCCCCAGCATGACGACGGACATCGTCACCCTGGCGCTGGGCCTGTCCGTTGGAGCGTTCCTCGGAACACTGCCCATCCCGCTCTTCGGCCTGAACCTGAGCCTGGGCTCCGCCGTGGGGTTGCTCCTCACCGGCATCGTCCTGTCCACGCTCCGTACCCGCAACCCCCGGCTGGGCGGCCCCTTCCCCGAGCCCGCACGGCAGCTTTTGGAGGACCTGGGGCTGAATGTCTTCATCGCCATCACCGCGCTGAACGCTGGCGCAGGCGTGATTCAGTCCGTCCGCGCCGGAGTGCTGGTGCCCATCGCCGTCGGCACGCTGGTGGCGGGGATGATTCCTCCAGTCATCGGATGGATGGTGGGCCAGTACCGCCACCACATGAACGCGGGCCTGCTGGAGGGCGCCATCGCGGGCGCGCGGTGCAGCAGCCCCGGCCTGCGCACCGCCCAGGAAGACACGGAGAGCACCGTCCCCGCGCTCTCGTATCCGGTGACCTTCGCCATCAGCAACATCGTGGTGACGCTCGGCTGCTACCTGCTGGCCAGCCTGGACTGAGGAGCCCCGACATGCAGACGCACGAGGCAGATGAGAAGCCGCTCGAGATGCTCAGCCCCTTCGAGCTGAAGGATTTGCTCATCGAGATTGCCGAGGAGTCCATCCGCACGCGCGCGGCCGTGATGCTCAATGCCGGGCGCGGCAACCCGAACTGGATTGCCACCACGCCTCGGGAGGCCTTCTTCCTGCTCGGCTCCTTCGCCATGGCGGAGGCGCGGCGCACCTGGAACGAGCCCGACGTGGGGCTCGCCGGCATGCCTCACTCGGTGGGTTGCGCGCAGCGCTTCCGCCAATACCTGGACACCTCTCCCACCGGGCCCGGGGTGGAGCTGCTGCGCGGAACGCTGGAGCTCGGCGTGCGGGAGCTGGGCTTCGAGGAGGACGCCTTCGTCTGGGAGATGGTGGACTCGCTCACCGGTGACAACTACCCCGTGCCGGACCGGATGCTCGTGCACGCGGAGCGCATCGTCGAGGCCTACCTGGCCAAGGAGATGTGCGCCGGACGTCCGCCCCCGGGCCGCTTCAAGCTGTTCGCGGTGGAGGGCGGCACGGCGGCGATGAGCTACGTGTTCCAATCCCTCACCGCCAACAAGCTGCTGAACAAGGGCGACACCATCGCCCTGGGCACGCCCATCTTCACGCCCTACCTGGAGATACCGCACCTCGCCGAGTACCAGTTCAACGTGGTGCCCATCGAGCAGAGCGAGATGGACGCGGAGGGGCGGCACACGTGGCAGTACCCGGACGAGGAAATCGACAAGCTCGCGGACCCGAAGGTGAAGGCGTTCTTCATCGTCAACCCGGCCAATCCCGGGGCGGTGGCCATCCGTCCCCGCACGCTCGCCCGCGTGGTGGAGCTCGTCCGCACGCGGCGCCCGGACCTGCTCATCCTCACCGATGACGTCTACGGCACCTTCGTCGAGGGCTTCCGCTCCTTCGCCGCGGAGCTCCCGCACAACACCATCCTCGTCTACTCGTACTCGAAGCACTTCGGGTGCACGGGGTGGCGGCTGGGCGTGGTGGGGATGCACGAGCACCACGTCGTCGACACGCTGCTCTCGCAGCTGCCCGAGCCACAGGCGTCCGGCGTGCATGAACGCTACCGCTCGCTCACGATGCATCCGGAGAAGATGCTGTTCATCGACCGGCTGGTCGCGGACAGCCGCTCGGTCGCGCTGAATCACACCGCGGGGCTGTCGCTGCCCCAGCAGCAGATGATGATGCTCTTCTCCTCGTTCGCGCTGCTGGACAAGGACGACGCCTACAAGAAGCGCTGCCGGGAAATCTGCCACGAGCGCCTCGCGGCCCTGTTCCAGGGCCTGGGCGTGGACCTCAAGCCCAACGAATTGGGCACGGCGTACTACCAGACGCTGGACCTCGAGGCCTGGTGCCGCAGGTACATCGGGGAGGACTTCATGGATTACGTGCAGCAGCACCGGGACCCGCTGGACATCGTCTTCGCGCTGGCCCGGCGCTACGGCACGGTGCTCCTGAACGGGAGCGGCTTCCATGGGCCCCCGTGGTCCGCGCGCGTCTCACTGGCCAACCTCGAGGACGAGGCGTACCCGCAAATCGGACGTCACCTCCGCGAGCTGGTGGAGACCGCCGTCGAGCGGTGGAAGCGGGACAAGGACCACGTGCACTGAGGAGGACTCTGTCATGCGAGCGATTCATTTCCGCGCCCTGTGGACCGTGCCGGTCGTGCTGTGCGCCCTGGCCAGCGTGCTGTACGCCGCGCCCCAGGCCCCTTCGGCGCAGACAGCGCCCGCCGCGAAACCCTCCCAGGAGAAACCGGCTCAGGAGAAACCCGCGCCCAGGGCGCGCGTGCGCATCCTCGCCACGGGAGGCACCATCGCTGGCGCCCAGGCGAGCCAGACGGAGTACGGCTACAAGTCGGGCACGTTCAAGGTCGAGGACCTGATTTCCGCCGTCCCGAGCATGAAGGAATTGGCGACGCTGTCGGGTGAGCAGGTCGCCAACATCGGCAGTCAGGACATGAACGACCAGATATGGCTGCGCCTGGCCAATCGCGTCAACGAGGTGCTGAAGTCCGATGACGTCGACGCCGTGGTCATTACCCACGGCACGGACACCATGGAGGAGACGGCGTACTTCCTCAACCTGGTGGTGAAGAGCGCCAAGCCGGTGGTCCTGGTGGGCTCTATGCGGCCGGCCACCGCGGTGAGCGCGGACGGCCCGGCCAACCTCTACAACGCCGTGGCGGTGGCGGCGGACCCGGGGGCTCGGGGCCGAGGAGTCCTCGTCGTCATCAACGACGAGGTCCACGCCGCGAGGAACGTGGAGAAGATGAACACCACCAACGTCGAGGCCTTCAGCAGCCCCGAGCGCGGCCCGCAGGCGCTGGTGCACACGGGCAAGATTTCCTGGTTCCAGCCCATGGACAAGCGCAACACCGTGCGCTCGGAGTTCAGCGTGGAGGAGCTCCAGAAGCTGCCGCGCGTGGACATCCTCTATGCCCACGCGAACATGTCCCCTGACCTCATCGACGCGGCGGTGCGCGGCGGCGCCAAGGGCATCGTCATGGCCGGAGTGGGGGACGGCAACATGACGGAGGGCGCCCTGGCGGCGCTCGAGCGGGCCCGGCAGAAGGGAGTCCTCGTCGTGCGGAGCACGCGCCTGCCCACCGGCATGGTGCTTCGCAACAACGAGGTCAACGATGACAAGTCGGGCTTCGTGGCCTCGGGTGAGTTCAATCCGCCCAAGTCCCGCGTGCTGGCGCAACTGGCGCTGACCGAGACCAATGACCCGAAGCGGGTGCAGCAGATGTTCGACATGTATTGAGAGACGTCCCTGGCGCGCGCTCATCGCAACCGCCATGACGAAGTCGACGTTCTTCTCCCGCCGCGGGCGTTGCCGTTGGCGTGGCGCGCTGGCTCTTCCGGCCGCCAGCCCCGTGTTCACCTCGGGGCTGGCGGAGTCTCGCGGGGAGCGCCTGCTGTTGCCGAAGGCGCATCCACGACCTCAGATGCCGGTGACGACGAGGGCACCCGGACCCGAGGCGGCGACATAGAGGTGCGTGCCGCCTGCTCCCACCGCCATGGCCCGTGGCTCCTTGCCGGCGGCCCTCCAGTCATCGGTGGTGATGTTGGTGGGGTCCGCTCCATCGGCCGTGTACTTCCACAGCTGCGCCTCACCATCCGGCTGCCTCGTGGCGACGTAGGTCGCCGAGCCATCCGGGCTGGTTGCCAGCACGAGCGCGTGGGAAATCTTGCTGAGAGTCCGGGTTGGCACCCCGGGCGTGCGCTCGTACACGGTGCCACCACGGATGTAGAGGATGCGGCCGGCCCTGGAAGCGTCGACGGCGAGGTCGTGGCCGGGCGAGCGGGTGCCGTCGAGCCGGGTCCAGCGAGCCTGACTGTCTTTGAGGCTGATGCTGTACACGCCGGTGGCATTCGCCATGTAGAGCGTGTCGGCCTTGTCGATTCCGAGCTGGACGAGGGTGTCGGTCTCCGGCATCGGAGGCGTCTCTGTCCCATCGAGGAGCTCCCACGTACCTCGCTGCCACTGACCCTGGACGAGGTTGTCGGTGCGGAGGAAGACCTTCGGCTTCACCCCACCGAGCGTGACCACGAGCTGCCGCTGCGAGGAGGACACCTGCCGGCCAGCGACTCCGGCGACATGCTGGCTGGCAAGCCGGGTCTTCGTGCTGGTGCCCGGGACGTCCTCGCTCGTGTACTGACCGCCTTCAGCGGGCATCGATACGAGCTGTGACTTCGGATGGCCATTGGCCAGCGACTCGTCGTCGTCGACCGCGAGGAACACCTGGTCTCCCACGAACGCCGACGCGTAACCCACGTTGACGCCGGGCAGGCTATCGAAGTGGAACTTCTCGACATCCGCGAGGTCGTTCGATGACAGGAATGACATGTGGTCGGTATTGGAGACGAGCACCCTGTCAGACCCGGTGGCGGATGGCTGCACCGAGACGAACTTGTTGACCGTCGTGCCGAGGCCCTCGACGCTCGGGCACCAGGTCTGACCCACATCGGTCGAGCGCCAGAGCGCCCCGGTCCTGCCATTGATGAGGAACTTGTCGGCGGACGGTCCCTCGATGGAAATCATTCCAGGCACCCAGGCGCTGCCCGCCAACATCGAGGTCGGGTCTGATTGTGCCTCCCACCACTTCCTGCCGCCGCACTCGGAGTCGGGGGCGAGCTGATGCAGGCCCGTCCAGGAGGCGGTTGCCATGCCGGGGCTGTAGCGGCTCCACACCACGGCCGCGCAGCCCGTGGCCGGGCACTTCGGGCCGCCCGCGGCGCCCACGGCTGCCGCGACGATGCGGACATCGGAGCTCGAGGAGATGCGCTTCACATCGAGCGTGACCCAGTAGGGCCCCTTGCCGTCCTCCGGCATTCCCTGGCCGTTGACGAGCGGACCCGATGAGAGGTTGTGCCACTGACCATCCTTCTGGCGCACCATGATTCCGTCCGCGTCGGCGGCCACATAGACATCCGTGCCCACGGTGCGGACCTCTTCGACGTGCCTGGGGCTCGAGGCGTCTGGAGTGCAACTAGCGCCGGAGGTGTAGGCCGAGGGTGGGCACTCGTACATTCCATTCTCGCGGGTGGCGACCCAGAGCACGCCTCGCGAGTCGACAGCAATGCCCCGGATGTGGGGGCTGTCAGTCCCGCTGTTTGGAATGCCATTGAGGTAGGCCCAGTTGTTGAAATCGTCAGAGCTGCTCGCGAAGACCACGCCCGTCTTGTAGTTCCCCACGAAGAAGTAGCGGGTTCCGTTCGCCACCGCGGACACCATCAACTGGCCAATCGAGCGTGGATGCTCCGCCAGCCCACCATCCTGTCGCCCGGCGTTGGTCGCGATGAGGCCGGTTCTCCAGGTCTCCCAGGTCAGGCCGTCATCGCGGCTTCGCATCAGCGCCGCATTCGGCGCCGTGCCATTGAGCGCATAGAAGGTATGGGAGTCGTCGGGGTCGGCCATCATCCCGGCCGTCGAGAGAAGGTCATTGCTGAAGGCTCCCCCTGAAGACGGCCGCCAGATGTTCTTGGCCGGGTCGATGGTTCGGTGAAAGCCCGAGTGGGTGTCGGAGCCGAGCAGCAGTCCGGAGGGCGTCTTCAGGAACACGGTCGAGAAGCCACCACCGTCGATGCCCGAAGGCGTGACCTGGATGGCCGCGGACGCGGACGGAGCTCGGAGAGCAATCAGCATGACCGCGCCAGGGAGGACCTTGAGCACTGAGGAAAGATGAGGAAGACGCATGTCGACACGCACCTCGCAGATAGGGTTGAGCTATCTGGGAGGGAGTGGGTGCGTGGCGTTTGTGATGGGCGTGCCATTGCACGGGGTGGCCGGTGCCTCGGTCCCCGACCAGCACTCCGTGTATTCATGTTTTCACGCTATGGCGTGGAGTTAAAGGTACCCAGCTTCATTTCGATTTGCGTGGCCGGTAAGGCAGGTGCGCGCTCCTTCCCTGGAGCCATCCGGGGGTCCGTACCCGCGGGCCCTCCGCAAGGAGAAACGCATGCGCCACACGAGGGTGTCTGCCACATGTCTCGCACTGCTTTTGTCAGCAACAGCCTGGGCGCTCCAGCCGCCGGAGAGCGGCCGGAGCGCCGTTGCCAGCAAGGCCTTCTTCAAACCCGAGCTGTACCTGCCCATCCAGAACGTGCCCCTGGAGCAGGCCCGTCAGAGCATGGGCCTGCGGGGGGCCGACGCGTGGGACGGCTTCTTCACCCGCAACGGCAAGGACTACAACGTCTACATCGACCCGCGCACCGGCACCCCCACGGCCGTGCAGGGCAGCCGTCCCCTCATCCCGGGTGACGGCGTCAACAACAAGCTGACGCTCGACGACGTGCGCGAGGCCATCGGTCTCTCCGTCGCGGCGGTGGATGCCTCCGTCGTCGGCGACCTCGTCGTCAAGTTCATCGCGGACAACCAGGACGCCTTCCACATCGACCTGATGCAGCTGGGCGAGCCTCGCGTGACGCAGGTCAACGAGCACCTGTGGCAGGTCCACATTCCCCAGCAGCTCAATGGCATCCCCGTGCGACACGGGCGCATCGCCGCCACCATCAGCCACGGCAACCTCATCCTCCTGGGCACCGAGGCCTGGGCCAACGTTGGCATCAGCACCCGCGCCACGCTCGCCCCCGAGGAGGCGCTGATGGCCAGCAACGGCTTCGCCGGTCTGCTCACCAGCCCCCGGGAGCTGTGGCTGCAACCCACGCTGGAGATTGCCCCCACCACCCTCAAGGGTGGGGCCTTCGCTGGCGCCGTCGGCACCGGCTATGGCCATGTGCTCGTCTACACCTATGGCTTCATGGACCCGGACGGCCAGCAGCGCTGGAAGGTGACGGTGGATGCGCAGTCCGGTGAGACGCTCGCCATCGAGGACGACAACCACTACTTCGACGCGCAGATGACCGGCGGCGTCTACCCGTCCAGCAACATCGGCACCTGCGCTGACAACTCCACGTGCGGCGCCATGCAGCCCAACACGCCCATGCCCTGGGCCAACACGGGCCTGTCCTCGCCGAACAACTTCGCCGACGGCGCGGGCATCTACAACTACAGCTCCGGCACCGTCACCACCACGCTGGCGGGCAAGTACATCCGCATCTCCGACGCCTGCGGCGCCATCAACGTCAGCAGCACCAGCGGCAACCTGAACCTGGGAGGCACCAACAACGACCACGACTGCACCGTGCCCGCCGGCACCTCCGCCGGCAACACCGCCGCGTCGCGCTCCAGCTTCTACGAGCTGAACAAGCTGGCCGAGCAGGCCCGCGGGTGGCTGCCCCAGAACACATGGCTCAAGGGCCAGGTGACCGCCAACGTCAACATCCCCAGCACCTGCAACGCCTTCTGGAACGGCGCCTCGGTGAACTTCTACCGGAGCGGCGGCGGCTGCCGGAACACGGGCGAGATTGGCGCCGTGTTCGACCACGAGTGGGGCCACGGCCTCGACGACTTCGACGCCAACGGCATCCTCAGCAACTCCTCCGAGGGCTACGCGGACATCGCCGCCATCTACCGCCTGCAGACGTCCTGCCTGGGCTACGGCTTCTTCCAGACGGCGAACAACGGCTGCGGCAAGACGCCGGACGGCTCGGGCTACAACCAGCAGGAGGCGCAGGTGGCGGGCCAGTCCTGGTGCAACCTGCGCTGCTCGGGCGTGCGCGACGCGGACTGGGCGGCGAGCGCTCCCAACATCCCGGCCACGCCGCAGAACTTCGTGTGCCCCATGTGCACCACGGGCTCGGGCCCGTGCGGCAGGCAGGTGCACTGCGCCGCCTCGCCCGCGCGCCAGGCCGCGTGGGATTTGGTGACGCGCGACCTGCCGTCCACCTTCGGTTACGACTCCAACACCGCGTTCATCGTCGGCAACAAGCTCTTCTACCAGGGCAGCGGCAACATCGGCTCGTGGCACGCCTGCGACTGCACCGCCGCCACCTCCGACGGC comes from Pyxidicoccus parkwaysis and encodes:
- a CDS encoding YncE family protein; protein product: MRLPHLSSVLKVLPGAVMLIALRAPSASAAIQVTPSGIDGGGFSTVFLKTPSGLLLGSDTHSGFHRTIDPAKNIWRPSSGGAFSNDLLSTAGMMADPDDSHTFYALNGTAPNAALMRSRDDGLTWETWRTGLIATNAGRQDGGLAEHPRSIGQLMVSAVANGTRYFFVGNYKTGVVFASSSDDFNNWAYLNGIPNSGTDSPHIRGIAVDSRGVLWVATRENGMYECPPSAYTSGASCTPDASSPRHVEEVRTVGTDVYVAADADGIMVRQKDGQWHNLSSGPLVNGQGMPEDGKGPYWVTLDVKRISSSSDVRIVAAAVGAAGGPKCPATGCAAVVWSRYSPGMATASWTGLHQLAPDSECGGRKWWEAQSDPTSMLAGSAWVPGMISIEGPSADKFLINGRTGALWRSTDVGQTWCPSVEGLGTTVNKFVSVQPSATGSDRVLVSNTDHMSFLSSNDLADVEKFHFDSLPGVNVGYASAFVGDQVFLAVDDDESLANGHPKSQLVSMPAEGGQYTSEDVPGTSTKTRLASQHVAGVAGRQVSSSQRQLVVTLGGVKPKVFLRTDNLVQGQWQRGTWELLDGTETPPMPETDTLVQLGIDKADTLYMANATGVYSISLKDSQARWTRLDGTRSPGHDLAVDASRAGRILYIRGGTVYERTPGVPTRTLSKISHALVLATSPDGSATYVATRQPDGEAQLWKYTADGADPTNITTDDWRAAGKEPRAMAVGAGGTHLYVAASGPGALVVTGI
- a CDS encoding endopeptidase — translated: MRHTRVSATCLALLLSATAWALQPPESGRSAVASKAFFKPELYLPIQNVPLEQARQSMGLRGADAWDGFFTRNGKDYNVYIDPRTGTPTAVQGSRPLIPGDGVNNKLTLDDVREAIGLSVAAVDASVVGDLVVKFIADNQDAFHIDLMQLGEPRVTQVNEHLWQVHIPQQLNGIPVRHGRIAATISHGNLILLGTEAWANVGISTRATLAPEEALMASNGFAGLLTSPRELWLQPTLEIAPTTLKGGAFAGAVGTGYGHVLVYTYGFMDPDGQQRWKVTVDAQSGETLAIEDDNHYFDAQMTGGVYPSSNIGTCADNSTCGAMQPNTPMPWANTGLSSPNNFADGAGIYNYSSGTVTTTLAGKYIRISDACGAINVSSTSGNLNLGGTNNDHDCTVPAGTSAGNTAASRSSFYELNKLAEQARGWLPQNTWLKGQVTANVNIPSTCNAFWNGASVNFYRSGGGCRNTGEIGAVFDHEWGHGLDDFDANGILSNSSEGYADIAAIYRLQTSCLGYGFFQTANNGCGKTPDGSGYNQQEAQVAGQSWCNLRCSGVRDADWAASAPNIPATPQNFVCPMCTTGSGPCGRQVHCAASPARQAAWDLVTRDLPSTFGYDSNTAFIVGNKLFYQGSGNIGSWHACDCTAATSDGCGATNGYMQWLAADDDNGNLNDGTPHMTAIYAAYNRHNIACQTPAPVNSGCSAGPTSVPTHTATASDGQVALNWSPVAGASEYWVMRTEGFAGCDFGKAKIATVTGTSYTDTEVANTRQYCYSIVPASSSACYGRASACSCTIPACAAPGTIALTAPANGATGVNLVAVLDWPDVAGATFEVQVATDSAFTNVVAANTLTASTWTVAPVLNADTTYFWRVRARFGCSGFGSWSSVSSFTTRSCINFAAPTLNTPADGATGIGLVPALDWTDVAGAPRYEVQVATDVDFTNVVRSNTALTASNWAVSPVLPGSTTYYWRARAAESCGAGAYSPPRSFTTIPECTPTFATFDPTLQAPTCTTGCACDTGTALINSRGSIDVDEPNAPNTIKDSCLDGEGGGYHWDESLDRLAIKTVDNGPLAAGKQVTVEMTAWCFSNTETRYDLYYTTNAATPSWTPLRTDVACTVGVGVEVVRHTFNLGTTTGKHAIRAQVRFRGTPGTCTVGDYNDRDDLVFNVGAAVSALDSSNKSTAQGRTAQVAR